A stretch of the Teretinema zuelzerae genome encodes the following:
- a CDS encoding DNA translocase FtsK — protein sequence MQNDETNDGRRIVLVALGTVFIAAAALLCASLLFVLFPLDGSAGWLLLPGEILLAGYGYSSFLVPAFLLGAAIALFVPGWSLRAGVLFASFPVPFFTVALAEALYGKASVLLAGSILLSGAHIGIVLTALFAVFGEILASIHIADLLLSKNGAGSKSNHAGETPQDSGRSTEEPDYARPRASTLSDPLASPVPATADGEDVLASPEALYGIEVVSEENETENSMASLDDDFSFPDVNAGKPSFEDPLMKTIAEAEEEAGIAPEVESIPPQAESSPESRMPSGPASETVSRATQPAPSVPASSEAPTSESLTAEAPTAAVVKKEIESPVYVDFSRHAVTSTIEDLDVLSDDILPDEELADEFVSEPVHEEFSAGENEAPLQGDPIPGENFDETDQPDDEPEFAADNEADLPDPYLADEEISDDDMADEDLVDEDLVDEDLVDEDLVDDFIDDVLFEEAAESPAISLPEEFSSPPAHKAGASYRVPVEILTSYPDGEYWIIDDATRRAAAALKDTLNEFRIQADVTGIRKGPVITMFEILPAPGVKLSRIVGLQDNIALRLAASSVRIVAPIPGKHAVGIEVPNVKRAIVSFRELIETDTPSAKKMEIPVVLGKDISGEAQLLDLASTPHLLIAGSTGSGKSVCVNSIILSILYKRSPEEVKLLLIDPKIVELKLYNDIGHILSPVITEPKKAFQALQYCLCEMERRYAMLDGMGVRDIKSYNRRIRERNIATERLPYIVVIIDEFADLMATTGKELESTVARLCAMSRAVGIHLVLATQRPSIDVITGLIKANIPTRIAFMVASKMDSRIIIDQVGAEKLLGRGDMLYASATDPFPVRIQGAFVSEEEVEHVVEFVKTLGEPDYIDEEIFVEDDEEGDIDASLFSEGDDPLYDKALEIVVLAGKASASYIQRKLKIGYNRAARLVEEMEERGIVGPANGSKPREVIHIPGK from the coding sequence ATGCAAAATGATGAAACAAACGACGGCAGACGGATCGTCCTGGTTGCGCTCGGAACAGTCTTTATAGCCGCGGCGGCTCTGTTGTGCGCCTCCCTTCTGTTCGTTCTTTTTCCTCTGGACGGTTCGGCCGGCTGGCTGCTTTTGCCGGGAGAAATTCTCCTTGCGGGCTACGGCTATTCGTCCTTCCTCGTTCCCGCCTTTCTTCTCGGAGCCGCCATTGCGCTGTTCGTGCCGGGGTGGTCGCTCCGCGCCGGCGTGCTCTTCGCCTCGTTTCCCGTTCCATTTTTCACTGTCGCCCTGGCTGAAGCCCTCTACGGAAAAGCGTCCGTTCTCCTCGCCGGCTCGATCCTTCTGTCCGGGGCCCACATAGGGATCGTCCTTACCGCGCTTTTCGCGGTATTCGGCGAAATCCTCGCGTCCATCCATATCGCCGATCTACTTTTGTCCAAAAACGGCGCTGGTTCGAAATCGAATCATGCCGGCGAAACACCGCAGGACAGCGGCCGGAGCACGGAAGAACCGGATTATGCGCGACCGCGCGCTTCCACGCTCTCCGATCCGCTCGCCTCGCCGGTTCCTGCAACAGCGGATGGAGAAGACGTTCTCGCCTCGCCGGAAGCTTTGTACGGGATAGAAGTGGTTTCGGAAGAGAACGAAACCGAAAATTCCATGGCTTCCCTGGACGACGATTTCAGCTTCCCCGACGTGAACGCAGGAAAGCCCTCGTTTGAAGACCCCCTCATGAAAACCATCGCGGAGGCGGAGGAAGAAGCCGGCATCGCCCCTGAAGTAGAATCGATCCCGCCTCAGGCGGAATCCTCTCCTGAATCGCGAATGCCTTCAGGGCCCGCATCCGAAACTGTCTCGCGGGCAACCCAGCCTGCCCCTTCCGTCCCTGCTTCCTCCGAAGCGCCGACCTCCGAATCACTGACCGCCGAAGCGCCGACCGCCGCGGTCGTAAAAAAGGAAATCGAATCGCCGGTCTATGTGGACTTCAGCAGGCACGCGGTCACGAGCACAATCGAAGATCTTGACGTCCTCTCTGACGATATCCTGCCCGACGAAGAGCTGGCCGACGAGTTCGTCTCCGAACCGGTTCACGAAGAATTTTCCGCCGGGGAAAATGAAGCGCCCCTGCAGGGCGACCCGATTCCCGGCGAAAATTTCGACGAAACCGATCAGCCCGACGACGAACCCGAATTCGCCGCGGACAACGAAGCCGATCTGCCCGATCCGTATCTTGCCGACGAAGAAATAAGCGACGACGACATGGCAGACGAGGATCTGGTCGATGAGGACCTGGTTGATGAGGATCTCGTCGACGAAGACCTTGTCGACGATTTCATCGACGACGTTTTGTTCGAAGAAGCGGCCGAATCTCCGGCTATCTCCCTTCCCGAGGAATTCTCTTCTCCTCCCGCGCATAAAGCCGGAGCTTCCTATCGGGTTCCGGTAGAGATTCTCACCTCCTACCCCGACGGGGAGTACTGGATCATCGACGACGCGACCCGCCGGGCGGCAGCCGCCCTGAAAGATACGCTGAACGAGTTCAGGATACAGGCAGACGTCACCGGAATCAGGAAGGGGCCGGTCATCACGATGTTCGAGATTTTACCGGCTCCCGGCGTGAAACTCTCACGCATCGTCGGCCTTCAGGACAATATCGCGCTCAGGCTCGCGGCTTCGAGCGTCCGCATCGTCGCACCCATCCCGGGCAAGCACGCGGTCGGGATCGAGGTTCCGAACGTAAAGCGCGCCATCGTCAGCTTCCGCGAGTTGATCGAAACGGATACGCCTTCCGCGAAGAAGATGGAAATTCCGGTGGTTCTGGGCAAGGATATTTCCGGCGAGGCCCAGCTTTTGGATCTTGCTTCCACTCCGCACCTCTTGATCGCGGGATCCACCGGTTCGGGAAAGTCCGTCTGCGTAAACTCGATCATTCTGTCCATTTTGTACAAACGCTCTCCGGAGGAAGTAAAGCTGCTGCTCATCGATCCGAAGATCGTCGAACTCAAGCTCTACAACGACATCGGCCATATTCTTTCGCCGGTCATCACCGAGCCGAAAAAGGCCTTCCAGGCCCTGCAATACTGCCTGTGCGAAATGGAGCGCCGCTACGCCATGCTCGACGGCATGGGGGTGCGCGACATTAAAAGCTATAACCGCAGAATCCGCGAGCGCAACATCGCGACCGAGCGGCTGCCCTACATCGTGGTCATCATCGACGAATTCGCTGACCTCATGGCGACCACCGGCAAGGAGCTTGAATCCACGGTGGCCCGCCTGTGCGCCATGAGCCGCGCCGTCGGCATCCACCTGGTTCTCGCGACCCAGCGCCCCTCTATCGACGTCATCACCGGACTGATCAAGGCGAATATTCCCACCCGCATCGCCTTCATGGTCGCGTCCAAGATGGACAGCCGCATCATCATCGATCAGGTCGGAGCGGAAAAGCTGCTGGGGCGGGGAGACATGCTCTACGCGAGCGCGACCGATCCCTTCCCTGTCCGCATTCAGGGAGCCTTCGTCTCCGAGGAAGAAGTCGAGCATGTGGTCGAATTCGTGAAAACGCTCGGGGAACCCGATTATATAGACGAAGAAATCTTCGTCGAGGACGACGAAGAAGGCGATATCGACGCGAGCCTCTTTTCCGAAGGGGACGATCCCCTCTACGACAAGGCGCTGGAAATCGTTGTGTTGGCGGGGAAGGCGAGCGCGTCCTACATTCAGCGAAAGCTGAAAATCGGATACAACCGCGCCGCGCGCCTGGTGGAGGAGATGGAGGAGCGCGGGATCGTCGGTCCTGCAAACGGTTCAAAGCCCCGCGAGGTAATCCATATTCCCGGAAAATAG
- a CDS encoding flagellar assembly lytic transglycosylase, which produces MFISAFLSLLISCSPASVPEGAWGKSFDSIADSLSKGDFSWFDEIPPARYSRILKSSPGAAWLFASHLQKAGRVDEARAFFRLAAQKSPEPWRSLALSSILASGAIEDRLEIAESALRSPSTDGSFPELQAASLAAERERLLFVSGRYSDVPEGVLWVLSRPLDRDLLSAARTALEKPGIEGSWTELLRLRIAMAERDYGPAWTIARPVLENLPAGVDAALPRAVLSDLGNAAFRGAPDAALARDLLLSAAGRCAALAQSDFREASHVLYFYAARLEEKTGGARSREFMDKAHAYADSAADRDSALWYRLDFGRTQSRAERLSDFVLAAPLWTDSPAFSNLLASFTAELVRAGDWKSLRELAEKTGPYADGDTQVRFDYLLARSGVLPPEEEERLLRAVWERDHTTLYYRLLAADALGIPLENPEGAVVRKKTSFSGDLAERQEEWMAVFRSLIEWKLPELVLPMAHKRFPSLSPEYARELAEGLSEAGRYDDAALLVLESVRPADREITREDLSFIYPRPWLDLVEAARTEKVDSALLYGLIRTESFFRPAVSSGAGAQGLTQLMAGTAGDVARKLKVADYDLSDPATNIRFGAFYLDELIGRLDGNIMHALFAYNAGISRLRSWVRISGTLPPDLFLESLPFAETRDYGRKVLAASAVYGYLYNQKNAGQAVRDIF; this is translated from the coding sequence GAAATTCCTCCCGCGCGGTATTCCCGTATCTTGAAGTCGTCTCCGGGCGCCGCCTGGTTGTTCGCCTCCCATCTCCAAAAAGCGGGAAGGGTAGACGAGGCGCGCGCCTTCTTCCGGCTTGCCGCGCAAAAATCGCCTGAACCCTGGAGGAGCCTGGCTCTGTCCTCGATTCTCGCTTCCGGCGCGATCGAGGATCGGCTGGAGATAGCGGAAAGCGCGTTGCGCTCCCCCTCGACCGACGGCTCGTTTCCCGAATTGCAGGCTGCTTCTCTCGCCGCCGAGCGCGAAAGGCTCTTGTTCGTCTCGGGAAGATATTCCGATGTGCCGGAAGGCGTACTCTGGGTGCTTTCGCGGCCGCTGGATCGGGATCTGCTCTCCGCGGCCCGCACTGCGCTTGAAAAGCCGGGTATAGAGGGATCCTGGACAGAGCTGCTTCGCTTGCGGATCGCCATGGCAGAGCGCGACTACGGGCCTGCCTGGACGATTGCCCGCCCGGTGTTGGAAAACCTTCCCGCCGGCGTCGACGCCGCCCTGCCCCGCGCCGTTCTTTCCGATCTGGGAAACGCGGCCTTCAGGGGAGCTCCGGACGCCGCTCTTGCCCGCGATCTCCTTCTTTCCGCAGCCGGCCGCTGCGCCGCGCTCGCCCAAAGCGACTTCCGGGAAGCCTCCCATGTGTTGTATTTTTACGCCGCGAGGCTCGAAGAAAAAACCGGCGGGGCGCGCTCGCGGGAATTCATGGACAAGGCCCATGCCTATGCGGACAGCGCAGCCGACAGGGACAGCGCCCTCTGGTATCGGCTCGATTTCGGCCGCACTCAATCCCGCGCCGAACGGCTCTCGGATTTCGTCCTTGCCGCTCCCCTGTGGACCGATTCTCCGGCCTTCTCGAATCTTCTCGCTTCCTTTACCGCTGAACTCGTACGTGCCGGCGACTGGAAATCCCTCCGCGAATTGGCCGAAAAAACAGGCCCGTATGCCGACGGAGACACGCAGGTTCGCTTCGATTATCTTCTTGCACGCTCAGGCGTTTTGCCTCCGGAGGAAGAAGAGCGGCTTCTGCGCGCGGTATGGGAGCGGGATCATACAACACTCTATTACCGGCTTCTTGCGGCCGACGCCCTGGGAATTCCCCTGGAGAACCCCGAAGGGGCGGTCGTCCGGAAAAAAACCTCTTTTTCCGGCGATCTTGCGGAGCGGCAGGAGGAGTGGATGGCCGTCTTCCGTTCGCTCATCGAATGGAAGCTACCCGAGCTGGTTCTGCCCATGGCGCACAAACGCTTTCCATCCCTCTCTCCGGAATACGCGCGCGAGCTTGCGGAAGGCCTTTCGGAGGCGGGCCGCTACGACGACGCGGCTCTGCTGGTTCTCGAATCCGTCCGTCCTGCCGATCGCGAAATCACCCGGGAGGATCTCTCGTTTATTTATCCCCGGCCCTGGCTCGACCTGGTGGAGGCCGCCCGGACCGAGAAAGTCGATTCCGCTCTCCTGTACGGCCTTATCCGCACGGAAAGCTTCTTCCGGCCCGCGGTTTCATCCGGCGCCGGAGCTCAGGGCTTAACGCAACTGATGGCCGGAACCGCCGGGGACGTCGCGCGCAAGCTGAAAGTCGCCGACTACGACCTTTCCGATCCCGCGACGAACATCAGATTCGGCGCCTTTTATCTGGACGAACTGATCGGCCGCCTCGACGGAAACATCATGCACGCCCTTTTCGCGTACAACGCGGGAATTTCCCGCCTGCGCTCATGGGTTCGCATTTCGGGAACCCTTCCGCCCGATCTCTTTCTTGAAAGCCTCCCCTTTGCCGAAACGCGCGATTACGGCCGGAAGGTGCTTGCGGCCTCGGCTGTTTACGGGTATCTTTACAATCAAAAAAACGCCGGACAGGCTGTCCGCGACATATTCTGA
- a CDS encoding undecaprenyl-diphosphate phosphatase, with amino-acid sequence MTILQAVFLGALQGIAEFLPVSSSGHLALAAHFMNLSEVPLLFDVCLHLATLFAVLVVFRRRIAELLLTVWRYAARKPLESDKAEGRLILALITATLVTAVIGFSIKDVVETLPPFWISCALVCTGLVLFFSGRYQSKKAPAEPGILQGLIIGAAQGIGVIPGISRSGSTISAALLCGIDRKKAGEFSFLLAIPAILAAFILEVKDADTLMGTVSAVSLAAGMLSSFVVGLASLKFLLALINRGRLGWFAFYLVPMGISLAVYFTLV; translated from the coding sequence ATGACTATTTTACAGGCTGTTTTTCTGGGCGCCCTGCAGGGCATTGCCGAGTTTTTGCCCGTCTCAAGCTCCGGCCATCTCGCCCTGGCCGCCCATTTCATGAACCTTTCGGAGGTTCCTCTCCTTTTCGACGTCTGCCTCCATCTGGCGACTCTCTTCGCGGTCCTGGTCGTGTTCCGCCGGAGAATCGCCGAACTCCTGCTGACCGTCTGGCGCTACGCCGCGCGGAAGCCGCTCGAATCAGACAAGGCGGAAGGCCGGCTGATCCTTGCCCTTATTACGGCGACCCTTGTAACCGCGGTTATCGGCTTTTCGATCAAGGATGTGGTGGAAACGCTTCCGCCCTTCTGGATTTCCTGCGCCCTCGTCTGCACCGGCCTTGTATTGTTTTTTTCCGGCCGGTATCAGTCTAAAAAGGCTCCCGCCGAGCCCGGCATCCTTCAGGGCCTCATAATCGGCGCGGCGCAGGGAATCGGCGTGATTCCCGGCATTTCCCGCTCCGGCAGCACGATATCCGCCGCCCTCCTGTGCGGAATCGACCGGAAAAAGGCGGGGGAATTTTCTTTCCTTTTAGCGATCCCGGCGATACTCGCGGCATTTATCCTCGAGGTAAAAGATGCCGATACTCTCATGGGAACGGTTTCCGCCGTTTCACTGGCGGCGGGGATGCTGTCTTCCTTTGTGGTAGGCCTGGCATCCCTGAAATTCCTTTTAGCCCTGATAAATCGGGGCAGGCTGGGCTGGTTCGCCTTCTACCTGGTGCCCATGGGAATTTCGCTGGCCGTTTATTTTACGCTTGTCTAA